The following is a genomic window from Halichoerus grypus chromosome 5, mHalGry1.hap1.1, whole genome shotgun sequence.
ctccctctccccctgctcatgagctctctctctctcactcactcactctttctctcaaataaataaaatcttaaaaaaaaaaacaaacaaaaaaacaaaaaaaaactaaacatagggcgcctgggtggctcagttggttaagtgtccaactcttaatctcagctcaggtcttgatctcagggttgtgagtttaagccccgcactgggctccacgcggggcatggagcctactttaaaaaaacaaaacaaaacaaacctaaacACATCTGCCCATCAAAAACATCCAAACCAAATTATAAAGccaacaacaaaccaaaaaattgtaaaagatgACAGAAAAAAGTTAATATCCTTAGTATAAAAAGCtatcacaaaaatacaaatgattaaactccagaaaaaaaaaaaaaatagaatgtggaatttaaaagaaGAACCTAATTGGTAGAATGGGTGGTGAGATATTTTTGGAGTGGAGAACAAAGTGCAGTAGATTACCATTCCCTCCTAAGCAATGCCCCCTTATTTCGTCTGCTGGGAGGAAAATACGTGGAAATAGCACTGGAGACATTCTCCATCTACCCTTCTCCATCTACCCTATTTACTCTTTCCAACTCTGTGAGGAGTTATATATTTACAACGTCATAATGAGCTATATTAGTGTTATAAAAACTTATAATTACAAGTAAGTGGCAAACATTTGCTAATTCACTGGATAAGTCTGAACCACTTTACCAATATGGATCAAACACATgtgaataaagtataaaatttagaaatataaaataaaaaattaaacatgctgTGCTactttagagaaatatctatgGTGCTATTTTGCTCGCATAGCATGATGTAAAGGCATaggagttggggcacctgggtggctcagttggttaagcatctgcctttggctcaggtcatctcagggtcctgggattgaaccccacagtggactccctgctcagcagggagtctgcttttccctctctccactcatgctctttctgtctctcttaaataaataaatctttaaaaaaataaaaataaaaaagtaaacgcATAGGAGTTATCAAAATTTGCATTATTTATGTGCAATCGTTTAATACTGCACCTTCTGTACTAGAATGCATTCTTTGAAGGAAGCACTCTTACTTTCCACTATAGTACTAGCACCAAGCACCCTGTCTCGCATTAGTAGGAATAATTTCTGaccaatgaattaaaaatatacataaacatgGGTCCCCTAGAGAGATGGGGCCTCCGAAGCACCCATGCAGTTTCAACAAACAAATAAGATAGGCAGATGTGGTGGTTTAAAACTATGTCTGCAAATTCTTTGGCACTCTTCCTTCAGAGGTAGAGCTTAATTCCTCTCCCCTTGCATGTGGGCTAGATTTAGGGACTAACATCCAATGAATAAAATAACGTGGAAGTGACAGTGACTTAAGACTAAGTCATAAACAAGCATTGTGGCTTCAcctctgcctgccttctctttctCGGGGATTGCCTGTTCTGGGACTGTCAACGGTTATGTTGTATGGAAACTCAAGCAGCCCTATGGAGAGGtccatggcaaggaactgaggttTCATGCAACCAACCAGCATTAATTTGCCAGGCATGTAAAGTGAGCCCCTTTGAAATGAATCCTCCAATTCCagccaagccttcagatgactacaACCCCAGCTAATGATTTGCCTGGAAACTCATTAGAAACCccgagccagaaccacccagttGAGTCACTCCTGGATTCCCAATCCATAGAAACTATATGAGATAAAGAATGTtcactgttttaagccactaaatgtgGGGTtgttatataataataacataataaattgGTCAATAATTACTAATCAATAATTCATCAATCAAAACATGCTTAAGCTTAGATCTGGGGAGAagtctggacttttttttttttttaagttatggaGAGTTCTTTGATGATAATGATGACTACCTAGAGCGTCAGactgtaagtttttttttaaagattttatttatttatttattagagagagagagagagagcaagaacagtgcggagaagcagattccccgccaagcagggagcccgatgcggggctccatcccaggaccctgagatcatgacctgagccaaaggcagacactcaaccaactgagccacccacgcacccctggACATTGGTGTTTTTAAGACAATTCTCAGATACttccaaggttgagaaccacagtTATATACTTTCCTCACTACTTTTTGTCCTTCAAAGTGATGCATTCAAGTCAAACCTACTACAAGTCAAAttatactttaaatgtaaatatactcTACTAGGGAAACAATTCATGACTCACTTAAAAATAACCTGcttttaagtttaaatttcagTGGTAATCTCTTTAaaggtcacatttttaaaaattttttttagagagggaaagtgagaaagcacgcatgtgcgcacacacgtgaaaaggggaggggcagagggagagagagaatcttcagcaggctctgtgctgggcacagagcccaaggcaggtctcaatctcacaacgctgagatcataacctgagccaaaatcaagagttggacactcaaccaactgagccacccaggcacccctaaaggtcGCATTTTGTAAGTaacatattgtatttgtcttttatgTGTACAGTGGGACTCTGATCTTAGTAGCTGATGTAATTTAAAATCtcataaaaggaaaagactgCAAAACTCCAGATTAATGTCTCTCATCTGCTAAGCCTGTTTtgaagcacagaaatacaaatattatgttcaattcattttgatttttttcaagaaaacaaaaacccttgcCTATATATTATTAACATACTTACAGATTGATGAATAAAGGGCATATCCTGTGTAGCAGCTAATCTACTAGAGAAACCCGTGCTACCATCTGGGATGCCAAAATTTAGTGGTTCTCTCTTCTTAATAATGATCTGAAAGATTAATTGAAACAGAATTATAGGAATATTTTACCCatcatataaaaacaaacaagctaaTTAAGTGACCAAAgtattctgtaattatttcaaatatgccctacctttcttcttttaaaatttataatgtaaAGGTTTAAGTCTGTAAAGACTATCAAAATTCCTAGGCAATTGTCACACAAATCACTTATATActaagaaaaattccattttactttttctaaaaaaacaaattttcctcttctctctctagaCCCACAAAATATAAGTTGGCACTTTTAGTCACTGTATTAAATAAGAACACATGTCACATTCTACTAAAGTATAACCATCTCTCTTCATATGGTTATCTATGAATGCATTAGCTCTTTCAAGGCAGGATGTTAGCTTTGTagcttaaaaacattttcagtctAACTAATTTATTAAGGTACTATTGAAATATTCTAGGCTCCTCTTAAGAGCAGCAATATACTTCCAAAATATAAGGTATTCATCTACTAAGACACGCAAACGCCTTGAGTTTGAGTTCAGCACTGAGACATTTGGACaacttaacaaaaacaaaactgattacAGAATGTAAATGTTATCAGCCttgaaattgtaaaaataaatttatagctGAAACTGGTTGGGAGGTAGAAGAGGGTGAGAAGCCCTATTAGGAAAGGGTGGAATAAataatgtcctcattttataaagtgcatttttaaggaatattttctATGCATGACTGAACAAGAAATGGAACTctaagcatgtttttttttttttttttttaatagcagaatGACTAGTGAGGTAGACTGGAATAACAGCATCATATTTGGAAGAGGGGGAAGAGCAGTGAGGGTAGTATGAAATAAACCCTCATCCACCATAGTATGAAGTCAATGGACAATGTCTGTGATTAGTAAATCAAGGCACAGCAACATaagcatattatatatagatatgatttgaaaaaaacaacaacactatAAGCCCAAACAGGAAAAGTTATCAGTGGTTGCTTCTGAGAAGTCGAACTGGCTATGGGGAATGATGGGGCAGAAGTCTGTTGCTTTTCACTATAAGCTCTTCTATattctttgatttaattttttttttaaaaagtacatttttgataaaaagaaaggaaaatatttagctACTGTTCTTTTCCCAATAATTCCCTCCACCTTTAAGTGATCTTCCATATCCAACTCAAAAGGGCTTAAGTAAAGTGTGGACGACTAACATAAGCCCACAACAATTATTCTGAGAGTCCTACATCAGTTTTATAATGGTTATAAACAATGGAAACTACACCTATCAGTCTGTAGTCATCACTAAACTGTGAACTCTTTTAAGGTCAGAACTTTATCTTAATCAGCTTAGTCTCTCTAGCAGAGACTGCAGTCTAGAAGCTGGTCTATGGTTGGATTTCAGTAAATGcaaatataactttaaaagacTTGGGGATGCAACTTACTAGATCTATGTCTAGGTCACTTGAATATATACGCTTGTTTAAATATGTTAGAAAACACAACAAATTGATCATTAGAAATAGGCTTTCTGACAAATATTAATTATACTGTCTGATTTAAACATAGGAATctgaaaaacagtttatttaaccTCCCAAACCACTCTTTTACATACTTTCTGAGTTTTCCTTATAGTTGGTGTCATGTCCTTAAAATAGTCAGGTTCCAGTTGTTccaaagcattttgttgtgttgCTACATTCCCATTGCCTCCTTCAATCTTTACACTTGTGGGGGCGTCTTCGTCCCAGGAAGTCCACTCTTCAACATCCGTCTTCATTGAATCCATCAACAGTGTCAGCCACAAAGGGGTAACTTAACATCTCATTCATCATTTATTAGAAAAACAGGCTTTCTAAAACattggttttcaaactttttgaccaacaggaaaataaaaattttataaaacataccaaaactagatcaaaagtttaaaaaaacacttaCTTTTACTAGAAGTTAGACAATTGGTTCtatccattaaaaaacaaaaaacgaaacaaaagcaaatgcttTAAAACCTGAGCTGACATTTAGAACTACAGTCCACAGAAAGAATATTGAAACTTGCATCCTAAGCCTAACCAGGTTGAATccctgattgaaaaaaaaaaaaagggcgcctggatggctcagttggttaagcgactgccttcggctcaggtcatgatcctggagtccctggatcgagtcccgcatcgggctccctgctcggcagggagcctgcttctccctctgaccctcccccatctcatgtgctctctctctctcattctctctgtctcaaataaataaataaaatctttaaaaaaaaaaaaaaaagaaaaaaattcttgataGGATTTATATAAGACAGAGTCTcaaatataatattcaaaatgtccatgAAACAACCTAAAATTATTCAGTGAACAATCAGTAAATTTCAACTTGCATGGAATGATAACACAAATGTTATAATTATCTAAgactttaaaatagttataaaaataatttaacaagcAAAAGTAAACACTCTTGAAatctatggaaaaataaaatagaaaacttcagcaaagtaacagaaaatactatgaagaaccaaataaaaattttagaattaaaaaatataacaacaacaaaagcccgACCTGACTACCAAATTAACTTCCTGACATACTAATTAATGGTCTGTAGTCCAGTTTGAAAACCATGGTTCTGGAGCACTTATTCAAACTTAAACAAAAATTACCTGTTTAGGAACTGATGAATAATCAACTGTAGTTGGCAAAGTTATCTGGTCTCCACTTAATTTCCGTCCTCTGCcagatctgaaataaaaatgaaatagcttATTTCAATAATTACCAAAACAAGCCTGGGTAAAAGCACTACGGACAGTAACGGAAAGCTAATAAAAAAGGtcttttatggggcgcctgggcagctcagtcattaagcgtctgccttcggctcaggtcaagatcccagggtcctgggattgagccccgcatcgagctccctgctcagtgggaagcctgcttctccctttcccactcgccctgcttgtgttccttctctcgctgtcaaataaataaaatctttaaaaaaaaaaggtattttataattttacaattatttattttaacaattaaGAGTTGctcattaaaatatgaaaagaaaaggcatgcatcaaatatcttttaaatgtgtttaaaatcttGGACAGGACAACAAAACTGCTTTTTGGCTTAGGACTCAGAATTATAGATAAACTCAGGAGGCATATAaagacataaacaaaaacaaaaatgcaaagtaATTTCAAACCATATTCCTTCAAACCATGCTCTGTTGGTGAAGTTCTAGGACACCTATCCCttttttcgtgtgtgtgtgtggttttttggggggttttttttgttttttttttttaagattatttgagagagagagcgagaacacacctgtgcacaagagcaggggaggagcagaggaagagaatcttcaagcagactcctcatggAGCTTGGTCCCAcgacccatgaggtcatgacctgagccaaaccaagagttggatgctcagccagctgagccacccaggcacccccacctaTGCCGTTTTAACCAGGATGgcttggcttttgtttgttttactgatttgtttttttggtaagattacctattattaaaagtttgaaaatcactgggtTGAACTAGACTAATTGATAAGGATTAGTAGGAGAAGCACTATATTAAACAAAATTGCATCAAATATCATAACTCAATTACTAAAAGCATGGGCTATGGAAACTATGTAAACCATAGTTTTAAATGTTACATCTATTAATTATGAGTCTAGTTAGAATCAACAAGCCTCTCAGCTTCAatatcctcatctgcaaaatgtagGTATTCAAACCTACTTTTGTAGGGTTGTTATAGGGATTTAACTAAGTAACATATTTAAAGCAGCTAGACACTAGACAGTGCCCggtatatactaaaaaaaaaaaatggtagctattataaATGATTAATCACTTGCTTCATTTCAAATAATCTATACAGCATCTACTTAGAGCAAACTGGTAAagttagttatttttactacaaGATTAGAAATCATATTATGTTTAAAGGATAAATAGAAAACACAGTCTACTACTAAATTTATGATGTGGAACTGCTACTTTTAGAACACATGATCTAGGTTCCTTCTGACACATAAGAAAAGCTTATTCTAACAAgtcagttttctttaaaagtgaACATACAATGAATCCTAAATAAATTATTGTGAAATTTATAGTGGCAACAACTgtccttaatattttttaaatcaaatgcatTCTTTTACCGAAagtattttagttttagaaaatacatatgtaaagaGAAAAACACCCATAATTTATCTTCTGTTAACCTCCAGCCTCTGGCAATTAATACCCAGTCTTACCCTACTTTACTTTGTGAATTTCTGGCCATTCCTCCTCGCGCTCTGATGATCTGAGCACTTAGTTCACTATTTTGCCTACTTCCCAAACCCTGTCCTCTTCCTGGGTAAGTTCTATAGTCaccaaaattttccatttctttcttgacCTTTCCTCCTCCAGTGATCATCTGCACTCTATTTCATCCACTCATTCCCTTTGCCATACTATggacccatttttttaaaaatcccaaatcaCTCTACTTCTAACAATAAATGTCCTTAATCCTCAGAGTTTTAATAGTTATAAATGGCCACTTAGCCAGAGAATATATTTCCTGGCCTCCTTTGAAACTAGGTGGTCATATGACCCTTAGCATATGTTTAAGCTCTAGACAGTAAGCTTGAGAACTGAAGTGTTGTGTGCAACTTCTAAATCAAGTCTGCTAAAAAAGAGAGCTGACAGCCTTCTACTTCCTCTTTTACTATACCCTCCTCTGtgtgtcagtattttttttttcacagtactCCTGGCCAAAACAAATACCTAACAGTTCCATTGATTACATAATTAGACCCAAACAATTAATACTTATTTATGTCCTAACTACACAGCAGCCATTTGCAAAAATActacatataaagaaaaacaatattttgattTCATTCTTAAAGAACCACAATCACTAATGGAACATATGTGTGGGGCTACTGGATACTGCACAGCTTCTCAAAACTCGAAATCACATTGGATACTACtgtactcattttctttttttttttttttttttttaaagattttatttattcatttatttgagagagtgagagagagagagagcacatgagaggggggaaggtcagagggagaagcagactccctgccgagcagggagcccgatgtgggactcgatcccgggactccaggatcatgacctgagccgaaggcagtcgcttaaccaactgagccacccaggcgccctgtactcaTTTTCtgttccatattaattttaggttCAGTATTTGCTTTAGTTACAGCCTAAATCCTAGCTTTGCAAAGACAGGTCACTAAAAATACAAGTAAACAAAAACTTATCTCAAACATTCAAGAATATCTGCAAAAGTAATGCTGCACGATCTAATGTAACATATGTGAACTACCTTGAGCTAGTAGCTTGTGCAGCGTTTAACAGATGTTGACTATCCCATTCACTGTGTTttgctagaaattaaaaaaaatcctgatgaTACCCCTGTGAGTTTAATGTGAAGCCCTGAAGTGCCTCCGCACATAGTTCTAGGGTACAGTATAGAACTACAGAACTATAGCTCTAGGGTATAGCTGTGTGACAAAAGAGAAGGAATTCAAATCTTTGGATGACTTACTGAACTAGAATGACTTATCTGACTAGGACTAAACAGTCCACATTCCACATTCTGGAATATTATttaagagaccaaaaaaaaaaaaaaatctattttgtgtggggtttttctgttcaagtgtttttttaatacaaaaacattcatattatagtTTATAAAGAAATACTTATTCCTAATTCCACCTAACCATCTTAAAACATTCTGgtaatgaaataattatgtacATAAAAACTGTCTTATTACAATGAAaattgatttgctttttttctgaaattctatAGGAATAAGaatatgattttaattaaagatgtaagaatttgaaagaatgaaaagaagtgaaactctaCTTTCTAGATCTGAagtagagaaaatatataaaaaaaaaaataccagacaGTCACAAATGAATACTATAATCAAGTTTAGCTTAAGTATAGTCTGCCCTGCCTTTTTGTAATTATGAAGGCATCCAAAACCAGCAAGAAGATAAACAAGTCAATTTGAACATAAAATTTGTTTACCTGCATATTAATCTCTTTAGGAATGAGAATACTGTAGCGAGGCAGGTGCAAACTTTAAATAACCGAAACTGTGTGATAGCCATGGTGGGAATCAAAACCTgtggaaaaagcacaaaaataaatgcacttAGCTGATTTCATAAGCTATATTCCCATTCTCAAGTCAGGCTGAAAGGTCCTATTATGAGCTGTGAAAATCagacattttttacttttcttcagaAACCACAAATATAAcacagtaaattttattttattttattttaaggattttatttgtttatttgagagagcgagagcacacgcgaaaagggggcagggagaggcagagggagagaaagaatctcaagcagactctgtgctaagcatggagcccaacacaaggcttgatctcacaaccctgacatcacaacctgagccaaaatcaagagtcaggcactcaaccaactgagtcacccaggcgccccatacacagtaaattttaaaattaaaatgtaaatcatactGACAATTCaagaaacaagatttttttttttaaggttttttatttatttgacagacacagcgagagagggaacacaagcagggggagtgggagagggagaagcaggctttccacggagcagggagccggatgtggggcttgatcccaggaccctgggaccatgacctgagccgaaggcagatgcataatgactgagccacccaggtgcccccaagaaacaacatttttaagttttcaatagATGAGAGGAAAAAAGCCTTTCTGAAATATTCCCAgaatattttttaactgaatttcaaTTAcgtatttatgtattattttctactaaaaaatcaaaaaagcataaaacagtatatattgaatcttttgtaccttttgaagTTTGAACCACATGAACATAACAGTactattcaaaacatttttaacttttagatagatacattttattatgcccattttagagatgaggaaattaagagaggtcaaataacttgcccaaagtcacagagctactAACTTGAAAGTAACAACAGAGATCATCTAGTCCAGTGGTTCATATATCTGGGGATCCTTTAAAGATATGATACCTGGGTCTAACCCAGGAAATCGATTAAATCATATTCTCTAAGGGGCAAGTTCCAGTTAAACTAATAAGACTACAAAGGAGACAAAATACAGTCAACAGAAAAGGGAgccaaaaaaaaaggcaggggagaACAGAAAACAAGGTAAAGGGGAACAAATAACAGATGGGACAAGAATAGGGcaaatataccatgctaacactaatcaaaaagaAGTTGAAGTGACTATTTCAATGTCAAAGAATagatttcagagaaaataatattaGCAGGCATAAAAATGGTcctttcataatgataaaagggtcagtaAATCAAAAGCACAtaataatccaaaatatataagtcCCTAATAACAGAATTATGCCAATATCATAAATAAGAGGTGACATTACCAGAGAGTCCGCAGATATTAAAAGGGTATTgagaaaatattacaaacaacTGATACCTATATCTATAGGCATATAGATCTATGCTTCAGTCTGAGTAATATCAACACCAGTATACTACATATACTGTTTGTAAGTTATGCCTTAtataaaagttcaaaacaaaaatataaaaacaaaacaaaaacagaaagcaaggAAACACAGTTAACTCTTGTGATACCTGATCCTAATTACTCTGTAGAGCCACTACTGCCATTCCCTTCAAAGAAGGGCAAAACACACAGCtagctttttttatttctagaattacAAATGTAGAAAGGCCAAGTAGACTCTTCACAGTAACAGAGTTCCAAAAGGCTCCCTTAGCAATGCCCATACATTGAGGTTGTATCTCCACATGAGCTCAATGATTTACTGAATGCCTGTATTTGCAGTTGACATACTAATTGCAAGGATGGAAAGAACAGTGACTCTATGAGAATGaaccaaaaaaatttaagaatttcacTATTCAAGTAACTTAAATACTtctgacaaaaagaaagaaaccaattaGTGGTTTACTAGGTTTCAAAAAATGCAACAATTTTGACTTCTCCTTTCTCTTAGCCCTGTATGTCCAAACTGCCAAAAGGCCTTACTCCATTTCCTAATACTGCCTATATTCTTCCCTATTTCCACTGCAATCTCCCTAGCATAAGCCTTTATTACGTCTTGCTGGGGTattataaaacctttttttttttttttttaagattgatttatttgagaaagagaaagagaatgagtgtggggaggggcagagggagagaatcttcaagcagagtccccactgaccGCAGAGCCctctatgcagggcttgatcccagaacccgtGCATGAGATCTTGAcgtgagccgaaactaagagtcagacgcttaatcgactaagtcacccaggtgctcctattatAAAGTCTTAATTCCAGTATTTTTCTCTTACCACACTTACATTCTCTACTTCGTACTATAG
Proteins encoded in this region:
- the EBAG9 gene encoding receptor-binding cancer antigen expressed on SiSo cells codes for the protein MAITQFRLFKVCTCLATVFSFLKRLICRSGRGRKLSGDQITLPTTVDYSSVPKQTDVEEWTSWDEDAPTSVKIEGGNGNVATQQNALEQLEPDYFKDMTPTIRKTQKIIIKKREPLNFGIPDGSTGFSSRLAATQDMPFIHQSPELGDLDTWQENTNAWEEEEDAAWQAEEVLRQQKIADREKRAAEQQRKKMEKEAQRLMKKEQNKIGVKLS